A DNA window from Hordeum vulgare subsp. vulgare chromosome 1H, MorexV3_pseudomolecules_assembly, whole genome shotgun sequence contains the following coding sequences:
- the LOC123444529 gene encoding cytochrome P450 714D1-like has product MVQESMVTMESFSLSLVAVGSAAAVVYLCVAAWVSWPRRVGDIFRRQGIDGPPPSSFLTGNLSEMQARAAAQQAVAADDGGGASPWDLHKDGFDDYCKRIFPYFDKWRKAYGDTYLYWLRQRPALYVTDPELIREIGRCVSLDMGKPTYLQKGQEPIFGAGVLKTNGACWARQRKVIAPEFYMAKVRGMVGLMVAAAQPLLRSWEDAVDGAKGGVAAVDVDADIRSFSFDVISRACFGSDHSRGREIFLRLRALSGFMSEPSVIFTIPSLRYLPTAKNRRIWRLTQEIRSLILEIARGRRAAAEDSPGPDFLGSIIDNSGDQPRPDDFVVDNCKNIYFAGHETTAVTATWCLMLLAAHPEWQERARAEVLDVCGDAASAAAPDFDMISRMKKVGMVVQETLRLFPPSSFVVRETFRDIRLGQLLAPKGTYLFVPVSTMHHDAVSWGPTALRFDPGRFKNGVAAACKNPQAAFLPFGLGARTCLGQNLAIVEVKTLLAVILARFAFALSPDYRHSPAFRLIIEPEFGLRLHIRRIDGSATQDGCN; this is encoded by the exons ATGGTCCAGGAGAGCATGGTGACCATGGAGAGCTTCTCGTTGTCTCTGGTGGCcgtggggtcggcggcggcggtggtctaCCTGTGCGTGGCCGCGTGGGTGAGCTGGCCGCGCCGCGTCGGGGACATCTTCCGGCGGCAGGGGATCGACGGGCCCCCGCCGTCCTCCTTCCTCACGGGAAACCTCTCCGAGATGCAGGCCAGGGCGGCGGCGCAGCAGGCCGTCGCGgcggacgacggcggcggcgccagCCCGTGGGACCTCCACAAGGACGGCTTCGACGACTACTGCAAGAGGATCTTCCCCTACTTCGACAAGTGGAGGAAAGCCTACG GGGACACATATCTGTACTGGCTCCGGCAGCGGCCGGCGCTGTACGTGACGGACCCGGAGCTGATCCGGGAGATCGGCCGGTGCGTGTCGCTTGACATGGGCAAGCCGACGTACCTGCAGAAGGGCCAAGAGCCCATCTTCGGCGCCGGCGTTCTCAAGACTAACGGCGCCTGTTGGGCGCGCCAGCGCAAGGTCATCGCGCCTGAGTTCTACATGGCCAAGGTCAGGGGCATGGTGGGGCTCATGGTCGCAGCGGCGCAGCCGCTACTGCGCTCATGGGAGGACGCCGTCGACGGCGCCAAGGGTGGTGTTGCGGCGGTGGACGTCGATGCCGATATCCGGAGCTTCTCCTTTGACGTCATCTCCCGGGCCTGTTTCGGCAGCGACCACTCCAGGGGGAGGGAGATCTTCCTCCGGCTCAGGGCGCTGTCTGGGTTCATGTCCGAGCCCAGCGTCATCTTCACCATCCCGTCGCTGAGGTATCTGCCGACGGCCAAGAACCGGAGGATCTGGAGGCTCACGCAGGAGATCCGGTCGCTCATCTTGGAGATCGCGAGAGGGCGCCGGGCGGCCGCGGAGGACTCGCCGGGGCCCGACTTCCTGGGGTCCATCATCGACAACAGCGGCGACCAGCCGCGGCCGGATGACTTCGTGGTGGACAATTGCAAGAACATCTACTTCGCGGGGCACGAGACGACCGCGGTCACCGCCACCTGGTGCCTCATGCTGCTCGCCGCCCACCCGGAGTGGCAGGAGCGGGCGCGCGCCGAGGTGCTCGACGTCTGCGGCGACGCCGCTAGCGCCGCGGCCCCGGACTTCGACATGATCTCCAGGATGAAGAAAGTGGGCATGGTGGTGCAGGAGACGCTGCGGCTGTTCCCGCCGTCGTCGTTCGTGGTCCGGGAGACCTTCCGTGACATTCGGCTGGGCCAACTGCTCGCGCCCAAGGGCACCTACCTCTTCGTGCCGGTGTCCACCATGCACCACGACGCCGTTTCTTGGGGACCGACGGCGCTCCGGTTCGACCCGGGCCGGTTCAAGAACGGCGTGGCGGCGGCGTGCAAGAACCCGCAGGCGGCATTCCTGCCGTTCGGGCTCGGCGCGCGCACCTGCCTCGGCCAGAACCTCGCAATCGTCGAGGTCAAGACGCTCCTCGCCGTCATCCTCGCACGGTTTGCGTTTGCGCTCTCGCCGGACTACAGGCACTCCCCGGCATTCCGGCTAATCATCGAGCCGGAGTTCGGGCTGCGCCTCCACATACGCCGTATTGATGGTAGTGCTACTCAAGACGGTTGCAATTGA